A region from the Deinococcus sp. KSM4-11 genome encodes:
- the greA gene encoding transcription elongation factor GreA, which translates to MSNKSIPMTQRGYDKLADTLHHLKTTRREQISENMGRAIADGDLRESAAYDEARMEQSENEARISELEEQLHRAVVVPEDASGGAGLGAKITVKDEKGQQRQFELVGTYEVDVLKGKVSDASPIGKALSGKRAGDTVEVPLPKGTAKFEVLAVEYS; encoded by the coding sequence ATGAGCAACAAGAGCATTCCCATGACCCAGCGCGGGTATGACAAACTGGCCGACACCCTGCACCACCTGAAGACCACCCGCCGCGAGCAGATCAGCGAGAACATGGGCCGGGCCATTGCCGACGGCGACCTGCGCGAGAGCGCCGCCTACGACGAGGCGCGCATGGAGCAGAGCGAGAACGAGGCGCGCATCTCCGAACTGGAGGAGCAGCTGCACCGTGCCGTGGTCGTGCCCGAGGACGCCAGCGGCGGGGCCGGACTGGGCGCGAAGATCACCGTGAAAGACGAGAAGGGCCAGCAGCGCCAGTTCGAACTGGTCGGCACCTACGAGGTCGATGTCCTGAAGGGCAAGGTGAGCGACGCCAGCCCCATCGGCAAGGCCCTGAGTGGCAAACGCGCCGGAGACACCGTGGAAGTGCCGCTGCCCAAGGGCACCGCGAAATTCGAGGTGCTGGCCGTCGAATACAGCTGA
- a CDS encoding helix-hairpin-helix domain-containing protein, translating into MRTITLMALTTLTLLGAAFAASGTTTPATPASTPATTVAGPMLTAGQTVNVNTAPLADLEKVPGLGVKLATAILQARPYKNQADLVKKVKGIGKMNIKKFGPFLTY; encoded by the coding sequence ATGCGCACCATCACCCTGATGGCCCTGACCACCCTGACCCTGCTCGGCGCCGCGTTCGCCGCGAGCGGCACCACGACCCCCGCCACCCCGGCGTCCACGCCCGCCACAACGGTGGCTGGCCCCATGCTCACGGCCGGGCAGACCGTCAACGTGAACACCGCCCCCCTGGCCGACCTGGAGAAGGTGCCGGGCCTGGGCGTGAAACTCGCCACCGCCATCCTGCAGGCTCGCCCCTACAAGAACCAGGCGGATCTGGTCAAGAAGGTCAAGGGCATCGGGAAGATGAACATCAAGAAATTCGGCCCCTTCCTCACGTACTGA
- a CDS encoding adenosine nucleotide hydrolase — translation MTGLDTPFITSWSGGKDSALAFHRIRRAGGRPTAILNVLDETGERTRSHGLRPEVVQAQAAALGVPLWTANASWAAYEPKFTALLARAAGAGATRAVFGDIDLQAHRDWEEQVCAAAGITAALPLWLEPRRTLVDELLGLGFRARIVAVREDALPTAFLGRELDAALVGEIEAHGADACGENGEYHTVLVDGPDFTHPLDLVPGPRGIHHTGEGSLRVATLDLVLK, via the coding sequence ATGACCGGGCTGGACACGCCGTTCATCACGTCGTGGAGTGGCGGGAAGGACAGCGCCCTGGCCTTTCACCGGATCCGGCGCGCAGGTGGGCGGCCCACGGCGATCCTGAACGTGCTCGACGAGACGGGCGAGCGCACCCGCTCGCACGGCCTGCGGCCCGAGGTCGTGCAGGCCCAAGCGGCTGCGCTGGGCGTACCCCTGTGGACGGCGAACGCCAGCTGGGCCGCGTACGAGCCGAAGTTCACGGCGCTGCTCGCGCGGGCGGCCGGAGCGGGCGCCACCCGCGCGGTGTTCGGCGACATCGACCTGCAGGCGCACCGCGACTGGGAGGAACAGGTCTGCGCGGCGGCGGGCATCACGGCAGCGTTGCCCCTGTGGCTGGAGCCGCGCCGCACGCTGGTGGATGAGCTGCTCGGCCTGGGCTTCCGCGCGCGGATTGTCGCGGTGCGGGAGGACGCGCTGCCCACGGCGTTCCTCGGGCGAGAGCTGGACGCCGCGCTGGTGGGCGAGATCGAGGCGCACGGCGCGGACGCCTGCGGGGAGAACGGCGAGTACCACACGGTTCTGGTGGACGGCCCGGACTTCACCCACCCGCTCGATCTGGTGCCTGGCCCACGCGGCATCCACCACACGGGCGAGGGGTCGCTGCGCGTGGCGACCCTCGACCTCGTGCTGAAGTGA
- a CDS encoding NUDIX hydrolase, giving the protein MARRDLLVAAGILRDRFGRVLLVGNDWQGHGRVRHTLPGGVVEPGETLPEALYREIFEETGLKLTGIKHMAYTVHIEDERRGERAIAVAFEATWDGLLNPADPDGFIVEARFCTPEEALVKLESPPMREPLSDYLTTGEPGRFYAFKGWDGRGGLRIPGLK; this is encoded by the coding sequence ATGGCGCGGCGTGACCTGCTGGTCGCGGCCGGGATCCTGCGCGACCGCTTCGGGCGGGTGCTGCTGGTCGGGAACGACTGGCAGGGGCACGGGCGGGTACGCCACACCCTGCCGGGCGGCGTGGTCGAGCCGGGCGAGACGCTGCCCGAGGCGCTGTACCGCGAGATCTTCGAGGAGACCGGCCTGAAACTGACCGGGATCAAGCACATGGCGTACACGGTGCACATCGAGGACGAGCGCCGGGGCGAGCGGGCGATCGCGGTGGCCTTCGAGGCGACGTGGGACGGCCTGCTGAACCCGGCGGATCCGGACGGGTTCATCGTGGAGGCGCGCTTCTGCACCCCCGAGGAAGCGCTCGTGAAGCTGGAATCCCCGCCCATGCGCGAGCCGCTGAGCGACTACCTGACCACCGGCGAGCCGGGCCGCTTCTACGCCTTCAAGGGCTGGGATGGGCGGGGCGGCCTGCGGATTCCGGGCCTGAAATGA
- the prfA gene encoding peptide chain release factor 1, giving the protein MSSRLDELAAEFGLVERRLGDPAALADGREYARLTRRHRELLPLATLLREQGALRVDLAGARELLADPDMRELAAGEVAGLTARLAQIDSELEVLLLPTDPDDAKDVVLELRAGAGGAEAGLFVTDLLRLYTRYAEGTGLKLSVLDANESDLGGASKVVAEVAGDGAFRAFKWERGVHRVQRIPATESQGRIHTSTATVAVLPEAEPDEVHLNLSEVRIDVYRSQGAGGQGVNTTDSAVRAVYRAGTPDEIVVICQDGRSQIKNREKALQVLASRLAERERAARDALERNERAAQVGSGDRSEKIRTYNYPQNRVTDHRLEGDDKNHPLDVVMGGALSPIVAALSRAERERQLLAVNQEGEHGAA; this is encoded by the coding sequence ATGAGCTCCCGCCTGGACGAGCTCGCTGCCGAATTCGGGCTGGTCGAGCGGCGGCTGGGTGATCCGGCGGCGCTGGCCGATGGGCGGGAGTACGCGCGCCTGACGCGCCGGCACCGGGAGCTGCTGCCCCTGGCGACGCTGCTGCGTGAGCAAGGCGCTCTGCGCGTGGATCTGGCGGGCGCGCGCGAGCTGCTGGCCGATCCGGACATGCGGGAGCTGGCGGCAGGCGAGGTGGCGGGTCTCACGGCGCGGCTCGCGCAGATCGACTCGGAGCTGGAGGTGCTGCTGCTCCCGACCGATCCGGACGATGCGAAGGACGTGGTGCTGGAGTTGCGGGCCGGGGCGGGCGGCGCGGAGGCCGGGCTGTTTGTGACGGATCTGCTGCGTTTGTACACCCGCTACGCCGAGGGCACGGGCCTGAAGCTGAGTGTGCTGGACGCGAACGAGTCCGATCTGGGCGGCGCGAGCAAGGTGGTGGCCGAGGTCGCGGGCGACGGGGCCTTCCGGGCGTTCAAGTGGGAGCGTGGCGTCCACCGCGTGCAGCGCATTCCCGCCACCGAATCCCAGGGCCGCATCCACACCAGCACGGCGACCGTGGCGGTGCTGCCCGAGGCCGAGCCGGACGAGGTTCACCTGAACCTCTCGGAGGTGCGGATCGACGTGTACCGCTCGCAGGGAGCGGGCGGCCAGGGCGTGAACACCACGGACAGCGCGGTGCGCGCCGTATACCGTGCCGGGACGCCCGACGAGATCGTGGTGATCTGCCAGGACGGCCGCTCGCAGATCAAGAACCGTGAGAAGGCCCTGCAGGTGCTGGCGTCGCGGCTCGCAGAGCGGGAGCGGGCGGCGCGGGACGCTCTGGAACGGAACGAGCGCGCGGCCCAGGTGGGCAGCGGCGACCGCAGCGAGAAGATCCGCACCTACAACTATCCGCAGAACCGCGTGACCGATCACCGGCTGGAGGGTGACGACAAGAACCACCCGCTGGACGTGGTGATGGGCGGGGCCCTCTCCCCCATCGTGGCGGCGCTGAGCCGTGCGGAGCGCGAGCGGCAGCTGCTGGCCGTGAACCAGGAGGGCGAGCATGGCGCGGCGTGA
- a CDS encoding homoserine dehydrogenase → MRTVTVGVLGSGTVGQDVLNLIARRKSVFDDIGVTIDIAGVLVRDMNKARNVPEGTRVTDTCDFLQECNVVIECMGGIDRPLGLLRTYLRSGRPLITANKALLAERWDELRPYAQDGHLYYEASVMAGTPVIGPMSTVLRASTFVQLHAILNGTCNYILGQMEAGKDYAQALAEAQAMGYAEDPPTLDVGGFDTAHKLAVMARFCADGNFDYADVQIQGIEHVTPQDIAEARAAGERIKLVASLERDGDGWAARVAPQRLPNDHPLCTAGESRNALVYEAEESGTLIFAGGGAGGMVTASAMVGDLLDYLLGFPGHVPLH, encoded by the coding sequence ATGAGAACCGTCACCGTCGGCGTCCTCGGCAGCGGCACCGTGGGCCAGGACGTCCTGAACCTGATTGCCCGGCGCAAAAGCGTCTTCGATGACATCGGCGTGACCATCGACATCGCCGGCGTCCTCGTGCGCGACATGAACAAAGCCAGAAACGTTCCGGAAGGCACACGCGTCACCGACACCTGCGACTTCCTCCAGGAATGCAACGTCGTCATCGAATGCATGGGCGGCATCGACCGGCCCCTGGGGCTCCTGCGCACCTACCTCAGAAGCGGACGGCCCCTCATCACGGCGAACAAGGCCCTGCTCGCCGAACGCTGGGACGAACTGCGCCCCTACGCCCAGGACGGCCACCTGTACTACGAGGCCAGCGTCATGGCCGGCACGCCCGTCATCGGTCCCATGAGCACCGTCCTGCGCGCCAGCACCTTCGTGCAACTCCACGCCATCCTGAACGGCACCTGCAACTACATCCTGGGCCAGATGGAAGCCGGCAAGGACTACGCCCAGGCCCTGGCCGAAGCGCAGGCCATGGGGTACGCTGAAGATCCCCCCACCCTCGACGTCGGCGGTTTCGACACCGCCCACAAGCTCGCCGTCATGGCCCGCTTCTGCGCCGACGGGAACTTCGATTACGCCGATGTCCAGATCCAGGGCATCGAACACGTCACCCCGCAGGACATCGCCGAGGCCCGCGCCGCCGGGGAACGGATCAAGCTCGTCGCCTCGCTGGAACGGGACGGCGACGGCTGGGCGGCCCGCGTCGCCCCGCAGCGCCTTCCCAACGACCACCCGCTGTGCACCGCTGGTGAGAGCCGCAACGCCCTGGTGTACGAGGCCGAGGAAAGCGGCACGTTGATCTTTGCGGGCGGCGGGGCCGGGGGCATGGTCACGGCGTCCGCGATGGTCGGAGACTTGTTGGATTACCTGCTGGGGTTTCCGGGGCACGTGCCGTTGCACTGA
- a CDS encoding cytochrome c biogenesis CcdA family protein, protein MLLIVVAFLGGVLTVLSPCVLPVLPVLLSGTVGGRGRPLGIIAGFIGAFVLLTLFFASVVSALDLSPDSVRWVAVALLLLFGLTLAIPSLQTRFEVAVSRVLPQRRPDGDGFLGGLVVGATLGVVWTPCVGPILASVTTLALSGQVTAFAALVTLAYSLGVAMPMLGVMWGGRRLLHRPALMPRLGAVQRAFGVILVLFAIGMVYGVDRKVETYLVETIPALQNLTFLEQTAAVQTELERQTK, encoded by the coding sequence GTGCTGCTGATCGTCGTGGCCTTCCTGGGCGGCGTGCTCACGGTTCTGTCGCCGTGCGTGCTGCCGGTGCTCCCGGTGCTGCTCTCGGGCACCGTCGGCGGGCGCGGCCGGCCCCTGGGGATCATCGCGGGTTTCATCGGCGCGTTCGTGCTGCTCACCCTGTTCTTCGCGAGCGTGGTCAGCGCGCTCGATCTCAGCCCGGATTCTGTCCGCTGGGTCGCCGTGGCCCTGCTGCTGCTCTTCGGCCTGACCCTCGCCATCCCCAGCCTTCAGACCCGCTTCGAGGTCGCCGTAAGCCGCGTCCTGCCGCAGCGCCGACCGGACGGCGACGGCTTTCTGGGCGGCCTGGTCGTCGGCGCGACCCTGGGCGTCGTCTGGACACCTTGCGTCGGCCCGATCCTCGCCAGCGTCACCACCCTCGCCCTGAGTGGACAGGTCACCGCCTTCGCCGCCCTAGTGACCCTGGCCTACTCCCTCGGCGTGGCCATGCCCATGCTGGGGGTCATGTGGGGAGGCCGCAGGCTGCTGCACCGGCCCGCGCTGATGCCCCGCCTGGGCGCCGTCCAGCGAGCATTCGGCGTGATCCTCGTGCTGTTCGCCATCGGCATGGTCTACGGCGTGGACAGGAAAGTTGAAACCTATCTGGTTGAAACCATTCCCGCGCTCCAGAATCTGACCTTTCTGGAACAGACCGCCGCCGTACAGACGGAACTGGAACGGCAAACGAAATGA
- a CDS encoding thioredoxin family protein, protein MHRLTLPTLAVAALIATAAASMTTPSTSTPDKPLGQGYQPYTKAAFDAAKTGRRILFFHATWCPNCRADEADILKNLAQIPRDLVIFKADFDKETALKRQYGIPVQDTFVLVDAGGTAIKKWAGSGLRGGGLKQILATAASARKM, encoded by the coding sequence ATGCACCGCCTGACCCTTCCTACCCTGGCGGTCGCCGCCCTGATCGCCACGGCCGCCGCCAGCATGACCACGCCTTCCACGTCTACCCCGGACAAGCCCCTGGGCCAGGGCTATCAGCCCTACACCAAGGCCGCTTTCGACGCCGCGAAGACCGGGCGGCGCATCCTGTTCTTCCACGCCACATGGTGCCCCAACTGCCGCGCCGACGAGGCCGACATCCTGAAGAACCTCGCGCAGATTCCCAGGGATCTGGTCATCTTCAAGGCCGATTTCGACAAGGAAACCGCCCTGAAGCGGCAGTACGGCATTCCCGTGCAGGACACCTTCGTCCTGGTCGATGCCGGGGGCACAGCCATCAAGAAATGGGCGGGCAGCGGCCTGAGAGGCGGCGGCCTGAAACAGATCCTCGCCACCGCCGCCAGCGCCAGAAAGATGTGA
- a CDS encoding sigma-70 family RNA polymerase sigma factor, with the protein MADARMFSAAPREGRATHADDVALVARLHRRDEAALAEVYDAHVGAVYGVLTRMLDQGTAQEVTQDVFLNLWEHPRAFDPARAGLRTYLLVMARSRGLDRLRAVRQSTPLYSEDGAELPLPDFRPGPSDGAETTQRRERIRAALQELSPAHRETVERAFLRGQTREEIAGSMGTPVGTVKSRISYALKHLKRVLGEEVGAWLD; encoded by the coding sequence ATGGCTGACGCCCGGATGTTCAGCGCTGCCCCCAGGGAGGGCCGGGCGACCCATGCGGACGACGTGGCCCTGGTCGCCCGCCTGCACCGCCGTGATGAGGCCGCGCTGGCCGAGGTCTACGACGCCCATGTCGGCGCGGTGTACGGGGTGCTGACGCGCATGCTGGATCAGGGCACGGCGCAGGAGGTCACGCAGGACGTGTTCCTGAACCTGTGGGAGCACCCCAGGGCCTTCGATCCGGCCCGCGCGGGCCTGCGGACCTACCTGCTGGTCATGGCCCGCTCGCGCGGGCTCGACCGCCTGCGGGCCGTGCGCCAGAGCACGCCGCTGTACAGCGAGGACGGAGCGGAACTGCCGCTGCCCGACTTCCGGCCCGGCCCGTCAGACGGCGCGGAGACCACCCAGCGCCGCGAACGCATCCGCGCCGCCCTGCAGGAACTGTCGCCCGCACATCGGGAAACGGTAGAACGTGCGTTCCTGCGTGGCCAGACGCGCGAGGAGATCGCCGGGAGCATGGGCACGCCGGTGGGCACCGTGAAAAGCCGCATCAGTTATGCCCTGAAGCACCTGAAACGCGTGCTGGGAGAGGAGGTGGGCGCATGGCTGGACTGA
- the ftsH gene encoding ATP-dependent zinc metalloprotease FtsH — MRRLNPWLIVLFVLALFLMFSQSSNLTRVSVNYNEFKSLLDQGKIDRVIVRESDASVTLKDKTPVTVNTSRGTSTADLTSFTVRLPSSQATPDSSLIQQLQAKNVDLRFEQPSQWLGILLNFLPIILLFGMMYFFFMRAQGGQNGVMQFGQSRAKKYGKENRVPTKFTDVAGHEEAKRELVEVVDFLKNPGKYHQIGAEIPKGVLLVGPPGTGKTLLARAIAGEADVPFFSVSASEFMEMFVGVGASRVRTLFEDARKSAPAIMFIDEIDSIGRKRGAGIGGGHDEREQTLNQILSEMDGFDKTSSVIVLGATNRPDVLDPALLRPGRFDRQVTIDLPNLKEREAILKVHLRNKPIGGGVDVNEIAKSTPYFSGADLKNVTNEAALEAARLSKTVIDMSDFYRALDKITLGLENGSLTISDAEKKAIAYHEAGHAVTAAVIPGSDKLQKVSIIPRGRALGAAFYLPEEQVLMSKERLENQLVVALGGRAAEEVFMGSVTSGAADDFRKATNIARKMVLEWGMGENFKNMALVTDSGPVFLGEDMTKPKAFSEHTSQLVDEDIKRILNRAFERARDIVGEYRVAMQEVAEALLSQELITGDVVREAVARVGGTPTPMPQTTA, encoded by the coding sequence TTGAGGCGGCTTAATCCCTGGCTGATCGTGCTGTTCGTACTGGCACTGTTCCTGATGTTCTCGCAGTCGTCGAACCTGACGCGCGTCAGTGTGAATTACAACGAATTCAAGTCCCTGCTCGACCAGGGCAAGATTGACCGCGTCATCGTGCGCGAGAGCGACGCGTCCGTCACCCTGAAGGACAAGACGCCGGTCACGGTGAACACCTCACGGGGCACCTCCACCGCAGACCTGACGTCCTTCACCGTGCGGCTTCCCAGTTCGCAGGCCACGCCCGACTCCAGCCTGATCCAGCAGCTCCAGGCGAAGAACGTGGATCTGCGCTTCGAGCAGCCCAGTCAGTGGCTGGGCATCCTGCTGAACTTCCTGCCGATCATCCTGCTGTTCGGCATGATGTACTTCTTCTTCATGCGCGCCCAGGGCGGCCAGAACGGCGTCATGCAGTTCGGGCAGTCGCGCGCCAAGAAGTACGGCAAGGAAAACCGCGTGCCGACCAAGTTCACCGACGTGGCCGGCCACGAGGAAGCCAAGCGGGAACTCGTGGAGGTCGTGGACTTCCTGAAGAACCCGGGCAAGTACCACCAGATCGGGGCCGAGATTCCCAAGGGCGTGCTGCTGGTCGGCCCTCCCGGCACCGGGAAAACGCTGCTGGCCCGCGCCATTGCTGGCGAGGCCGACGTGCCCTTCTTCAGCGTGAGCGCCAGCGAGTTCATGGAGATGTTCGTGGGCGTCGGCGCCAGCCGCGTGCGCACCCTCTTCGAGGACGCCCGCAAGAGCGCCCCGGCGATCATGTTCATCGACGAGATCGACTCGATCGGCCGTAAGCGTGGAGCCGGGATCGGCGGCGGCCACGACGAGCGCGAGCAGACCCTCAACCAGATCCTCTCGGAGATGGACGGCTTCGACAAGACCAGCAGCGTGATCGTGCTGGGCGCCACCAACCGCCCGGACGTGCTCGACCCGGCCCTGCTGCGCCCCGGCCGCTTCGACCGTCAGGTGACCATCGACCTGCCGAACCTCAAGGAGCGCGAGGCGATCCTCAAGGTGCACCTGCGCAACAAGCCCATCGGCGGCGGCGTGGACGTCAACGAGATCGCCAAGAGCACCCCGTACTTCTCGGGCGCCGACCTCAAGAACGTGACCAACGAGGCCGCGCTGGAAGCCGCGCGCCTGAGCAAGACCGTGATCGACATGAGCGACTTCTACCGCGCCCTGGACAAGATCACCCTGGGCCTGGAGAACGGCTCGCTGACCATCAGCGACGCCGAGAAGAAGGCCATCGCGTACCACGAGGCCGGACACGCCGTGACCGCCGCCGTGATCCCCGGCAGCGACAAGCTCCAGAAGGTGTCGATCATCCCGCGTGGCCGGGCGCTGGGCGCCGCGTTCTACCTGCCCGAAGAGCAGGTGCTGATGAGCAAGGAACGCCTAGAGAACCAGCTGGTCGTGGCGCTGGGCGGCCGCGCCGCCGAGGAGGTCTTCATGGGCAGCGTGACCAGCGGGGCGGCCGACGACTTCCGCAAGGCCACCAACATCGCCCGGAAGATGGTGCTGGAATGGGGCATGGGCGAGAACTTCAAGAACATGGCGCTGGTCACCGACAGCGGCCCGGTGTTCCTGGGCGAGGACATGACCAAGCCCAAGGCCTTCAGCGAGCACACCTCGCAGCTGGTCGACGAGGACATCAAGCGCATCCTGAACCGCGCTTTCGAGCGTGCCCGCGATATCGTCGGCGAGTACCGCGTGGCCATGCAGGAAGTGGCCGAGGCCCTGCTCTCGCAGGAGCTGATTACGGGCGACGTGGTGCGCGAGGCCGTGGCCCGCGTGGGCGGCACGCCCACCCCGATGCCACAGACCACCGCCTGA
- a CDS encoding response regulator transcription factor, with translation MRLLLVEDDPRIAEPTILALREAGYAVTWEQTGTGGLEAGMLGDYPLVVLDVMLPGLDGFEIARQLREGGVESAILFLTARGDLGDRVQGLDLGGDAYLVKPFAVPELLATLRALSRRERGQSAPNATFAEGRGTLDTVARTVTWDGQEVAVTGREYGLVEALALSPERWFTREDLLDRVWGPEFEGEPRIVDVYIRYLRRKLAPEAVTSERGRGYRVEK, from the coding sequence GTGAGACTGCTGCTCGTCGAGGACGATCCCCGTATCGCCGAACCCACCATCCTCGCGCTGCGCGAGGCCGGGTACGCCGTCACCTGGGAACAGACCGGCACCGGCGGCCTGGAGGCCGGGATGCTCGGCGACTACCCGCTGGTGGTGCTGGACGTCATGCTCCCCGGTCTGGACGGCTTCGAGATCGCCCGCCAGCTGCGGGAGGGGGGCGTGGAATCCGCCATCCTGTTCCTCACCGCGCGCGGCGACCTGGGCGACCGCGTGCAGGGCCTGGACCTCGGCGGCGACGCTTACCTCGTCAAACCCTTCGCGGTGCCCGAACTGCTCGCCACGCTGCGGGCCCTCTCGCGCCGCGAGCGCGGACAGAGCGCCCCGAACGCCACTTTTGCCGAGGGGCGCGGCACCCTCGACACGGTCGCCCGGACGGTCACCTGGGACGGCCAGGAGGTCGCCGTGACCGGCCGCGAGTACGGTCTGGTCGAGGCCCTGGCCCTCTCGCCGGAACGCTGGTTCACCCGCGAGGACCTGCTCGACCGTGTGTGGGGCCCGGAATTCGAGGGCGAACCGCGCATCGTGGACGTGTACATCCGTTACCTGCGCCGCAAACTGGCCCCGGAGGCCGTGACCAGCGAACGCGGGCGCGGGTATCGCGTGGAGAAGTGA
- a CDS encoding HAMP domain-containing sensor histidine kinase: MTLTLRARLALWAALATALAVALVAGGLYYAVNGLLERSQLDRTLSAASAAQERVESLLGIHRDDPFDLGSLGSVDSALSFTLPTQADLERIADADGQRTGVELRLVGLVGGSLSSVATPRFPQQGVPVNLRPGQYRLVEQLIVVRPLRGSQALLTVASDARALGAARQAFTQVLVWLLPLTLLLTLAIGWTVAGRLLRPVRALEHAAQEIGSGGDLRRPLPGAGDRDELARLAGTLQASFHRLADARDREQAFLRAAAHDLRSPLAALTVRVDGALARDRDAERYRADLREIGTDITRLSQLANHLLLLARDPAALGRAPVPLRDLAADAVDRARELAPEADVDLDAPHAVTVPGDRVLLGQAIWNLTMNAVRHAPGATVTVTVDGHPGGARITVHDDGPGVSADVLARLGEAFYRPSESRSGDGHGLGLALARRAAELHGGTLTLASAPGQGFTATLDVPVTAPSPTVTAPLRA, from the coding sequence GTGACCCTGACCCTGCGCGCCCGGCTGGCCCTGTGGGCGGCGCTGGCCACCGCCCTGGCCGTCGCGCTGGTCGCGGGCGGGCTGTACTACGCCGTGAACGGCCTGCTGGAACGCAGCCAGCTCGACCGCACCCTGAGTGCCGCCAGCGCCGCGCAGGAACGCGTCGAGAGCCTGCTGGGCATCCACCGGGACGATCCTTTCGACCTGGGAAGCCTGGGCAGCGTGGACAGCGCGCTCAGCTTCACCCTGCCCACCCAGGCCGACCTGGAACGCATCGCGGACGCCGACGGGCAGCGCACCGGTGTGGAACTGCGCCTGGTGGGTCTGGTCGGCGGCAGTCTCAGCAGCGTCGCCACGCCGCGCTTCCCACAGCAGGGCGTGCCGGTGAACCTGCGTCCCGGTCAGTACCGCCTGGTGGAACAGCTGATCGTCGTGCGCCCCCTGCGCGGCTCCCAGGCCCTCCTGACGGTCGCCTCGGACGCCCGCGCGCTGGGAGCCGCCCGGCAGGCTTTCACGCAGGTGCTGGTGTGGCTGCTGCCGTTGACGCTGCTCCTGACCCTGGCCATCGGCTGGACCGTGGCGGGCCGGCTGCTGCGCCCGGTGCGCGCCCTGGAACACGCCGCGCAGGAGATCGGCAGCGGCGGCGACCTGCGCCGCCCGCTGCCCGGCGCGGGCGACCGCGACGAACTCGCCCGGCTGGCCGGCACCCTCCAGGCCAGTTTCCATCGCCTCGCCGATGCCCGCGACCGCGAGCAGGCGTTCCTGCGGGCCGCCGCGCACGACCTGCGCAGCCCTCTGGCCGCCCTGACGGTTCGCGTGGACGGCGCGCTGGCCCGCGACCGCGACGCGGAACGCTACCGCGCGGACCTGCGCGAGATCGGCACGGACATCACGCGGCTCTCGCAGCTCGCCAACCACCTGCTGCTGCTGGCCCGCGATCCCGCCGCACTGGGCCGCGCGCCCGTCCCGCTGCGCGACCTGGCCGCCGACGCAGTGGACCGCGCCCGGGAACTCGCGCCCGAAGCCGATGTCGACCTGGATGCTCCGCACGCCGTGACCGTGCCCGGCGACCGGGTGCTGCTGGGTCAGGCCATCTGGAACCTCACCATGAACGCCGTGCGGCATGCGCCGGGCGCGACCGTGACCGTCACCGTGGACGGCCATCCGGGCGGCGCGCGCATCACCGTGCACGACGACGGCCCCGGCGTGAGCGCGGACGTCCTGGCGCGGCTGGGCGAGGCCTTCTACCGCCCCAGCGAGAGCCGCAGCGGCGACGGCCACGGCCTGGGTCTCGCCCTGGCCCGCCGCGCCGCCGAGCTGCACGGCGGCACCCTGACGCTGGCCAGCGCCCCCGGACAGGGGTTCACGGCCACGCTGGACGTGCCCGTCACGGCGCCATCACCCACCGTGACCGCACCGCTGCGCGCCTGA